In one Corallococcus sp. EGB genomic region, the following are encoded:
- a CDS encoding sigma-54 dependent transcriptional regulator codes for MSLPALFVDDDRAFSSIAAVALQREGFSLTVAHSLHEARASLAKATPVLVVLDRRLPDGDGLAFLPELKAHAPGVAVVMVTAHGDIASAVDAVRAGAADYLAKPVELADLVLRARRAVDASRLRDRLETAEAELSGRRRLVPPASAAMQRVFAMLERIAASPRSPVLLLGETGVGKEQLARHLHALASKDGGAPFVHINCAALPEQTVESELFGHEKGAFTDARTARRGLVEVAHGGVLFLDEVGELPLPLQAKLLTFLDSGRFRRLGGTTEQTSTARIVAATNRDLPKQMTGGNFREDLWFRLGVFRIDIPPLRNRREDVLPLAEGMLADLGRELGRRDVTLGPKARARLAAYAFPGNVRELRNILERALVLEPGPELELEVISGTPSSTIAARAEAPAAAPPPPGAFSVTEPVPMEDLERAYVRWVLERQGGRRMEAAKALGLSYPTFLKRLGDT; via the coding sequence ATGAGCCTCCCCGCCCTCTTCGTGGACGACGACCGCGCCTTCTCCTCCATCGCCGCGGTGGCGCTGCAGCGCGAGGGCTTCAGCCTCACGGTGGCGCACTCGCTGCACGAGGCCCGCGCGTCGCTCGCGAAGGCCACGCCCGTGCTGGTGGTGCTGGACCGCCGCCTGCCGGACGGAGACGGGCTCGCGTTCCTCCCGGAGCTGAAGGCGCACGCGCCCGGCGTGGCGGTGGTGATGGTGACGGCGCACGGCGACATCGCCAGCGCGGTGGACGCGGTGCGCGCGGGCGCGGCGGACTACCTGGCCAAGCCCGTGGAGCTGGCGGACCTGGTGCTGCGCGCGCGCCGGGCCGTGGACGCCAGCCGCCTGCGAGACCGGCTGGAGACGGCGGAGGCCGAGCTGTCCGGCCGCCGCCGGCTGGTGCCCCCCGCGTCCGCCGCCATGCAGCGCGTGTTCGCGATGCTGGAGCGCATCGCCGCGTCGCCGCGCAGCCCCGTGCTGCTCCTGGGTGAAACCGGCGTGGGCAAGGAGCAGCTCGCGCGGCACCTGCACGCGCTCGCGTCCAAGGACGGCGGCGCGCCCTTCGTGCACATCAACTGCGCGGCCCTGCCGGAACAAACGGTGGAGAGCGAGCTGTTCGGCCACGAGAAGGGCGCCTTCACGGACGCGCGCACCGCGCGGCGCGGGCTGGTGGAGGTGGCCCACGGCGGCGTGCTCTTCCTGGATGAGGTGGGCGAGCTGCCGCTGCCGCTCCAGGCGAAGCTGCTCACCTTCCTGGACTCGGGGCGCTTCCGCCGGCTGGGCGGCACCACGGAGCAGACGAGCACCGCGCGCATCGTGGCCGCCACCAACCGGGACCTGCCCAAGCAGATGACGGGCGGCAACTTCCGCGAGGACCTCTGGTTCCGCCTGGGCGTGTTCCGCATCGACATCCCCCCGCTGCGCAACCGGCGCGAGGACGTCCTCCCGCTGGCGGAGGGCATGCTCGCGGACCTGGGCCGCGAGCTGGGCCGGCGCGACGTCACCCTGGGCCCGAAGGCCCGCGCGAGGCTCGCCGCCTATGCGTTCCCGGGCAACGTGCGCGAGCTGCGCAACATCCTGGAGCGGGCGCTCGTGCTGGAGCCCGGACCGGAGCTGGAGCTGGAGGTCATCAGCGGCACGCCCTCCTCCACCATCGCCGCGCGGGCGGAGGCACCCGCCGCGGCACCGCCGCCGCCGGGAGCCTTCAGCGTGACGGAGCCCGTGCCCATGGAGGACCTGGAGCGCGCCTATGTGCGCTGGGTCCTGGAGCGGCAGGGCGGCCGGCGTATGGAGGCGGCGAAGGCGCTCGGTTTGTCCTATCCGACCTTCCTCAAGCGCCTGGGCGACACGTGA
- a CDS encoding parallel beta-helix domain-containing protein codes for MPRLQWTRATSATLLALVGALSLTACSDDDNTTPDSGVKVDAGTNTDAGTDAGTNTDAGTDAGSVDTGIPWDGGSAGTFSCEGKAQATLNFAPGQEEALQDQVNTLAECTTIQLAAGTYTFDNAITIRQKGITLVGAGKGAKGEGTGGASSTVLVFTNAAANSNGLDVVGDRFTVSDLAVWNAKKDAIRVESSMDVVMRRVRTEWAQADKESNGKYGLYPVKSKYVVIEDCEAYNAADAGIYVGQTQYAVVRNSVAKQNVAGIEIENTQYAYVLGNTAQDNTTGLVVFDLPGNPIRGTDIRVKNNIITGNNRNNFASVAASSSTVSQVPAGTGTFMLASRRVELTGNTWGNNNTVDVAVLSGLTIEPNPALWDAAGGNFASSDVFIHGNTFQGGSGDNVDNGNLSPQLRPLGAALAALYTYGEQQGAKGVEHLVWDGVDPYNHARAEVNPINICFADNTLPAGTVNAIADLDLVAAGELAAKGNFAGGWALTRHYPATKAEFACSGFSPALTIGDNIR; via the coding sequence ATGCCCCGTTTGCAGTGGACCCGCGCGACGAGCGCGACGCTTCTGGCCCTGGTAGGGGCCCTTTCGCTGACCGCCTGCTCGGACGACGACAACACCACGCCGGACTCGGGCGTGAAAGTGGACGCGGGTACCAATACGGACGCGGGCACGGACGCGGGGACGAACACGGACGCGGGCACGGACGCGGGCAGCGTGGACACGGGCATCCCCTGGGACGGCGGCAGCGCGGGGACGTTCTCCTGCGAGGGCAAGGCCCAGGCGACGCTGAACTTCGCGCCGGGCCAGGAGGAGGCGCTCCAGGACCAGGTGAACACGCTGGCCGAGTGCACCACCATCCAACTGGCGGCGGGCACGTACACCTTCGACAACGCCATCACCATCCGCCAGAAGGGCATCACGCTGGTGGGCGCGGGCAAGGGCGCCAAGGGCGAGGGCACGGGCGGGGCGAGCAGCACCGTGCTGGTCTTCACCAACGCCGCGGCGAACTCCAACGGCCTGGACGTGGTGGGTGACCGCTTCACGGTGAGCGACCTGGCGGTGTGGAACGCGAAGAAGGACGCCATCCGCGTGGAGTCCTCCATGGACGTGGTGATGCGCCGCGTGCGCACCGAGTGGGCGCAGGCCGACAAGGAGAGCAACGGCAAGTACGGCCTGTACCCGGTGAAGTCCAAGTACGTCGTCATCGAGGACTGCGAGGCCTACAACGCCGCGGACGCGGGCATCTACGTGGGGCAGACGCAGTACGCCGTCGTGCGCAACAGCGTGGCGAAGCAGAACGTGGCGGGCATCGAGATTGAAAACACGCAGTACGCCTACGTGCTGGGCAACACGGCCCAGGACAACACCACGGGCCTGGTGGTGTTCGACCTGCCGGGCAACCCCATCCGGGGCACGGACATCCGGGTGAAGAACAACATCATCACCGGCAACAACCGGAACAACTTCGCGTCCGTCGCGGCCAGCAGCAGCACGGTGTCGCAGGTGCCGGCGGGCACGGGCACGTTCATGCTGGCGTCGCGCCGCGTGGAGCTGACGGGCAACACCTGGGGCAACAACAACACGGTGGACGTGGCGGTGCTGAGCGGCCTCACCATCGAGCCCAACCCGGCGCTGTGGGACGCGGCGGGCGGGAACTTCGCGAGCTCCGACGTCTTCATCCACGGCAACACCTTCCAGGGTGGCAGCGGCGACAACGTGGACAACGGCAACCTGAGCCCGCAGCTGCGTCCGCTGGGCGCGGCCCTGGCGGCGCTCTACACCTACGGCGAGCAGCAGGGCGCGAAGGGCGTGGAGCACCTGGTGTGGGACGGCGTGGACCCCTACAACCATGCCCGCGCGGAGGTGAACCCCATCAACATCTGCTTCGCCGACAACACGCTGCCCGCGGGCACCGTCAACGCCATCGCGGACCTGGACCTGGTGGCGGCGGGGGAGCTCGCGGCCAAGGGCAACTTCGCGGGCGGGTGGGCCCTCACGCGGCACTACCCGGCCACGAAGGCTGAGTTCGCCTGTTCGGGCTTCAGCCCCGCGCTGACGATTGGCGACAACATCCGGTAA
- a CDS encoding efflux RND transporter periplasmic adaptor subunit, translating to MNTPDTSAAPTTPSTSSRRTPVWMAFAGAGLLGTGVLLYVLAPTDSVAESETAIRGPTVNGETVHLPDGAPQWHYVQLAVATEGNALTPLPSPARVQFDEARTASVGAPLAGRVEEVRVHPGDRVKQGDDLFSVRSGAFAELLRELRGAEADVAEKRRTAERLKELVALSAAPEKELLAAQTELRQAELSLEAAKAKQGSLRVSSQGENLFWVKAPRSGTVVDLDVVASQEVTPDRDKPLVRLSDLDQVMVIADLQEADALDMSPGQDVTVTTRDGIVRAGKVDRVSEVVDPLRRTVEVRVRVPNSDRRFRPNAFVEVTPTAPEGIKRVRVPDSAVVTNGSRSVVFVARDSNRLERVPVTPGRRRDGEVELRAGLSSGDRFVARGALLLENQIELAD from the coding sequence ATGAACACGCCTGACACCTCCGCCGCCCCGACGACCCCCTCCACCTCTTCGCGCCGCACCCCGGTCTGGATGGCCTTCGCGGGAGCGGGCCTCCTGGGCACCGGCGTGCTGCTCTACGTGCTGGCCCCCACGGACTCCGTCGCGGAGAGCGAGACCGCCATCCGCGGCCCCACCGTGAACGGTGAGACGGTGCACCTGCCGGACGGCGCCCCCCAGTGGCACTACGTGCAGCTCGCCGTCGCCACGGAAGGCAACGCCCTCACGCCGCTCCCCTCCCCCGCGCGCGTGCAGTTCGACGAGGCGCGCACCGCGTCCGTGGGAGCCCCGCTCGCGGGCCGCGTGGAGGAGGTGCGCGTGCACCCCGGCGACCGCGTGAAGCAGGGCGATGATCTCTTCAGCGTGCGCTCCGGCGCCTTCGCGGAGCTGCTGCGCGAGCTGCGCGGCGCGGAGGCCGACGTCGCGGAGAAGCGCCGCACCGCGGAGCGCCTCAAGGAGCTGGTGGCCCTGAGCGCCGCGCCGGAGAAGGAGCTGCTCGCGGCGCAGACGGAGCTGCGCCAGGCCGAGCTCTCCCTGGAGGCCGCCAAGGCGAAGCAGGGCAGCCTCCGCGTGTCCTCGCAGGGGGAGAACCTCTTCTGGGTGAAGGCCCCGCGCTCCGGCACGGTGGTGGACCTGGACGTGGTGGCCAGCCAGGAGGTGACGCCGGACCGCGACAAGCCGCTCGTGCGGCTGTCGGACCTGGATCAGGTGATGGTCATCGCCGACCTCCAGGAGGCGGACGCGCTGGACATGTCCCCCGGCCAGGACGTCACCGTCACCACGCGGGACGGCATCGTCCGCGCCGGCAAGGTGGACCGCGTCTCCGAGGTGGTGGACCCGCTGCGCCGCACCGTGGAGGTGCGCGTGCGCGTCCCCAACAGCGACCGCCGCTTCCGCCCCAACGCCTTCGTGGAGGTGACGCCCACGGCGCCGGAGGGCATCAAGCGCGTGCGCGTCCCGGACAGCGCGGTGGTGACGAACGGCTCCCGCTCCGTGGTCTTCGTCGCCCGGGACTCGAACCGCCTGGAGCGCGTCCCCGTGACGCCGGGCCGCCGCCGCGACGGCGAGGTGGAGCTGCGCGCAGGCCTGTCCTCCGGTGACCGCTTCGTCGCCCGGGGCGCGCTGCTCCTGGAGAACCAGATCGAGTTGGCGGACTGA
- a CDS encoding sensor histidine kinase: protein MSPPSSAPETPAPPQGRPGLAQAERQFVRSVVAGLVLLGAVAVAGPLLSYRGDVAVTRAEFQSRMTREARVYAEALGLHLKLLQTELLRVSEGVGPDVKRELPTEDLQDLTTPRAGLFHAGVMVLDAQGKLRWSDPPLEEAQGQDGFAARPWFQQVLARQTSVVDAIAPGASLFVVAVPVVRAGKTTAVLAGLLDTEMALPGGRPLSNDLELLVLNASGDLFLPSEPPSWANVSRASGELRDFIREGVRPPSLDVRPETFLTATPVPGTGLHLVLAADESALLSGLRDRFLVQLLVLALLQVGTLVLFTVHWRRVYGLFREVETRSAQQEKMAALGSAASLIAHEVKNSLNGLKAAAGLVSPEGEGGLVVRTLHGQIDRLAHLATSLLNFGKPPVVRRVDVDLSRLVRDVVEGLRSLPEAGEVRVDVDVPPDAAPLSCDPLLLTTALDNLVRNAMEATVAAKDLGKVAEPRVDVRARMDADAAVVTVEDNGGGPTQDMEGHLFEPFHTSKPKGIGLGLAMTRQALEHQGGQLTFERLPGGSRFLLRLPRVPRP from the coding sequence GTGTCGCCACCAAGCTCAGCGCCTGAGACGCCGGCCCCGCCCCAGGGCCGGCCCGGGCTCGCGCAGGCGGAGCGGCAGTTCGTCCGCTCCGTCGTCGCGGGCCTCGTGCTGCTGGGCGCGGTCGCCGTGGCCGGGCCGCTGCTCTCCTATCGCGGCGACGTCGCCGTGACTCGCGCGGAGTTCCAGTCCCGCATGACGCGCGAGGCGCGCGTCTACGCGGAGGCGCTGGGCCTGCACCTGAAGCTGCTCCAGACGGAGCTTTTGCGCGTGTCCGAAGGCGTGGGCCCGGACGTGAAGCGCGAGCTGCCCACGGAGGACCTCCAGGACCTCACCACGCCCCGCGCCGGCCTCTTCCACGCGGGCGTGATGGTGCTGGACGCGCAGGGCAAGCTGCGCTGGAGCGACCCGCCCCTCGAGGAAGCGCAGGGCCAGGACGGCTTCGCCGCGCGCCCCTGGTTCCAGCAGGTGCTCGCGCGCCAGACGTCGGTGGTGGACGCCATCGCGCCGGGCGCGTCCCTCTTCGTCGTCGCGGTGCCGGTGGTGCGCGCGGGGAAGACGACCGCGGTGCTCGCGGGCCTGCTGGACACGGAGATGGCGCTGCCGGGCGGACGGCCGCTGAGCAACGACCTGGAGCTGCTCGTCCTCAACGCCTCGGGCGACCTCTTCCTGCCCAGCGAGCCGCCCTCGTGGGCCAACGTGTCGCGCGCCTCCGGAGAGCTGCGCGACTTCATCCGCGAGGGCGTCCGTCCCCCTTCGCTGGACGTGAGGCCGGAGACCTTCCTCACCGCCACGCCCGTGCCCGGCACGGGGCTGCACCTGGTGCTCGCCGCGGACGAGTCGGCGCTCCTGTCCGGCCTGCGCGACCGCTTCCTCGTGCAGCTCCTGGTGCTGGCGCTGCTCCAGGTGGGCACGCTGGTGCTCTTCACCGTCCACTGGCGCCGCGTCTACGGCCTGTTCCGCGAGGTGGAGACCCGCTCCGCGCAGCAGGAGAAGATGGCCGCGCTGGGCAGCGCCGCCAGCCTCATCGCGCACGAGGTGAAGAACTCCCTCAACGGCCTCAAGGCCGCCGCCGGCCTCGTCTCCCCGGAGGGCGAGGGCGGGCTCGTGGTGCGCACCCTGCACGGACAGATCGACCGGCTGGCGCACCTGGCCACGTCGCTCTTGAACTTCGGCAAGCCGCCCGTCGTGCGCCGCGTGGACGTGGACCTGTCCCGGCTCGTGCGCGACGTGGTGGAGGGCCTGCGCTCGCTGCCGGAGGCCGGCGAGGTGCGCGTGGACGTGGACGTGCCCCCGGACGCGGCGCCCCTGTCGTGCGACCCGCTGCTGCTCACCACCGCGCTGGACAACCTGGTGCGCAACGCCATGGAGGCCACCGTGGCGGCCAAGGACCTGGGGAAGGTGGCCGAGCCCCGGGTGGACGTTCGCGCCCGCATGGACGCGGACGCCGCGGTGGTGACGGTGGAGGACAACGGGGGCGGACCGACGCAGGACATGGAGGGGCACCTCTTCGAGCCCTTCCACACCTCCAAGCCCAAGGGCATCGGCCTGGGGCTGGCCATGACGCGCCAGGCGCTGGAACATCAGGGCGGACAGCTCACCTTTGAACGCCTCCCCGGCGGCAGCCGCTTCCTCCTCCGCCTTCCCCGAGTGCCCCGGCCATGA
- a CDS encoding neutral zinc metallopeptidase: MRWEGGRRSSNIEDRRGGGFGRPLAVGGGAASLVVALLVMLLGGDPSDVQVGTRTAPYSQPGTGGSGNVDPRQEQLKDFASVVLADTEDTWPRLLEPQGIRYVQPHLVLFTDAVQSACGMQESAVGPFYCPGDQKVYLDLSFFDELEGRFGAPGDFGRAYVIAHEVGHHVQNLLGISRRVQSLRNRTSEEQANQLSVLTELQADCFAGIWAHHAQKERDILEQGDVEEGLGAASAVGDDTLQKRARGYVVPESFTHGSAAQRMTWFKRGLEQGTLEACDTFNARR; encoded by the coding sequence ATGAGGTGGGAAGGCGGACGTCGCAGCTCGAACATCGAGGACCGGCGGGGCGGTGGCTTCGGACGCCCGCTCGCGGTGGGCGGCGGCGCCGCGTCGCTGGTGGTGGCGCTGCTGGTGATGTTGCTGGGCGGCGACCCATCCGACGTGCAGGTGGGCACGCGCACCGCTCCGTATTCGCAGCCGGGCACGGGCGGCTCCGGGAACGTCGACCCCCGGCAGGAGCAGCTGAAGGACTTCGCCTCCGTGGTGCTCGCGGACACGGAGGACACCTGGCCCCGCCTGCTGGAGCCCCAGGGCATCCGCTACGTGCAGCCGCACCTGGTGCTCTTCACGGACGCGGTGCAGTCCGCGTGCGGGATGCAGGAGAGCGCGGTGGGGCCCTTCTATTGTCCGGGCGACCAGAAGGTGTACCTGGACCTGAGCTTCTTCGACGAGCTGGAGGGCCGCTTCGGCGCGCCGGGTGACTTCGGCCGCGCGTACGTCATCGCGCACGAAGTGGGGCACCACGTGCAGAACCTGCTGGGCATCTCCCGCAGGGTGCAGTCGCTGCGCAACCGCACGAGCGAGGAGCAGGCCAACCAGCTCTCCGTGCTGACGGAGCTCCAGGCGGACTGCTTCGCCGGCATCTGGGCCCACCATGCCCAGAAGGAGCGCGACATCCTGGAGCAGGGCGACGTGGAGGAGGGCCTGGGCGCGGCCAGCGCCGTGGGCGACGACACGCTCCAGAAGCGCGCCCGGGGCTACGTCGTCCCCGAGTCCTTCACCCACGGCTCCGCCGCGCAGCGCATGACCTGGTTCAAGCGCGGCCTGGAGCAGGGGACGCTGGAGGCGTGTGACACCTTCAACGCCCGGCGGTAG
- a CDS encoding neutral/alkaline non-lysosomal ceramidase N-terminal domain-containing protein, whose protein sequence is MSTFRRSFLRSLLPFALLTAGAAYALASWNWCGRWEERTPEVLSQVRGEGALKAGAAKVALSPPFPVVVAGYVPPHPEASQAELPVHARALVLEAGGARVGVVSLELLLVTPEITARVRERAAKAGVEEVLVVATHTHSSFGGYDARWVAQLSAMGRYREASVSAVVAGASEALEKAAASLADVTLEVGGAADAGLVYSRSGGEVPDGRLTRVGLRGEAGWVAEVLVFAGHATLIPRQRALVDPDYPGRLSALREEAGAGVSLFVQGSEGNASVAFNEGQGPERALGFARKLAALADTAAPASVAEPARLAFARVRTALPRPDASRLVPALTRAAGDNFLCGSSPREAEVDALVLGPLELLSIPGEPTVGAGRALADASGASHVLGLANGYVGYVDTPEQVRAAQGESRRQYYGPALLERLDAAARVASGAVGFSPGR, encoded by the coding sequence ATGTCCACCTTCCGGCGCTCCTTCCTCCGCTCCCTGCTGCCCTTCGCCTTGCTAACGGCCGGGGCCGCCTATGCGCTCGCCTCCTGGAACTGGTGTGGGAGGTGGGAGGAGCGCACGCCCGAGGTGCTGTCACAGGTGCGTGGCGAGGGCGCCCTCAAGGCGGGCGCGGCGAAGGTGGCCCTCTCCCCGCCCTTCCCGGTGGTGGTGGCGGGCTACGTCCCGCCGCACCCCGAGGCGAGCCAGGCCGAGCTTCCCGTCCATGCGAGGGCCCTGGTGTTGGAGGCCGGCGGCGCGCGTGTGGGCGTGGTGTCGCTGGAGCTGCTCCTGGTGACCCCGGAAATCACGGCGCGGGTGCGTGAGCGCGCGGCGAAGGCGGGGGTGGAGGAGGTGCTGGTGGTGGCCACGCACACGCACTCGTCATTTGGAGGCTACGACGCACGGTGGGTGGCCCAGCTCTCAGCCATGGGGCGCTACCGGGAGGCCTCCGTGAGCGCGGTGGTGGCGGGCGCGAGCGAGGCGCTGGAGAAGGCCGCGGCCTCCCTGGCGGACGTGACCCTGGAGGTGGGCGGCGCGGCGGACGCGGGGCTCGTCTATTCCCGCTCCGGCGGAGAGGTCCCGGACGGCCGGCTGACGCGGGTGGGACTGCGCGGGGAGGCGGGGTGGGTGGCGGAGGTGCTGGTGTTCGCCGGACACGCCACGCTCATCCCCCGGCAGCGGGCGCTGGTGGATCCGGACTACCCGGGGCGGCTGAGCGCGCTGCGCGAGGAGGCGGGCGCTGGCGTCTCCCTGTTCGTGCAGGGCAGCGAAGGCAATGCATCCGTGGCCTTCAACGAAGGGCAGGGCCCCGAGCGCGCCCTGGGCTTCGCGCGCAAGCTGGCGGCGCTCGCGGACACGGCGGCCCCCGCCTCCGTGGCGGAGCCGGCGCGGCTGGCGTTCGCGCGCGTGCGGACGGCGCTGCCCCGGCCGGACGCGTCGCGGCTGGTGCCCGCGCTCACCCGGGCGGCGGGGGACAACTTCCTGTGCGGTTCGTCGCCGCGCGAGGCGGAGGTGGACGCGCTGGTGCTGGGGCCGCTGGAGCTGCTGTCCATCCCCGGCGAGCCCACCGTGGGCGCGGGCCGGGCGCTGGCGGACGCGTCCGGGGCCTCGCACGTGCTGGGGCTCGCCAACGGCTACGTGGGCTACGTGGACACGCCGGAGCAGGTGCGCGCGGCGCAGGGCGAGTCCCGGCGCCAGTACTACGGCCCCGCCCTGCTGGAGCGCCTGGATGCCGCCGCGCGCGTGGCCTCCGGCGCGGTGGGCTTCTCCCCCGGGAGGTAG
- a CDS encoding TolC family protein, translating to MRRSFPALIALGTLLGLTASAEQRPSSSASLLLSNLPDEDGLAELLWEHSADFADDRARVAASRADHQRTHLLPNPELDVSMNTIPLGATNPPGLRRLTDVPNYVVGLSELVELGKRGPRQDAAKAALSATTLDVHAALRARTYDVLERAADVASTEVRIAELTKLAEDARKLTDLQRARQQHGDAAGLDVDRSTLEAQTLETSLGEEQAKLTDALLACAQLAGIPCEPFGSHERAMSFLQARLDKAPAPAAIEARPDLRALSAQEESARSSLKLARRRWIPDPTVRAGYTRDQFVIAGNQQNSLFVGMSIPLPFFDHGQADAHAASVSAQSARTAREQLTAQAERETATLNQQLRTVQERRQKLHTQTLPLAQGVVQRLDAAVKAGGAALQDLLLARRTYGELVLHAADLDQTAYHLTIAIARASAAGPRAPDTLTAPRS from the coding sequence TTGCGCCGTTCCTTCCCCGCTCTCATCGCCCTGGGCACCCTGCTCGGTCTCACCGCCAGTGCCGAGCAGCGCCCCTCGTCCTCCGCCTCGCTGCTGCTCTCCAACCTGCCGGACGAGGACGGTCTGGCGGAGCTCCTCTGGGAGCACTCCGCGGACTTCGCGGACGACCGCGCCCGCGTCGCCGCCTCGCGCGCGGACCACCAGCGCACGCACCTGCTGCCCAACCCGGAGCTGGACGTGTCCATGAACACCATCCCCCTTGGGGCCACCAACCCGCCGGGGCTGCGCCGGTTGACGGACGTGCCCAACTACGTCGTGGGCCTGTCGGAGCTGGTGGAGCTGGGCAAGCGCGGCCCGCGCCAGGACGCGGCGAAGGCGGCGCTGTCCGCCACCACGCTGGACGTGCACGCCGCGCTCCGGGCCCGCACCTACGACGTGCTGGAGCGGGCCGCGGACGTGGCCTCCACGGAGGTGCGCATCGCGGAGCTGACGAAGCTCGCCGAGGACGCGCGCAAGCTCACCGACCTGCAGCGCGCCCGGCAGCAGCACGGCGACGCCGCGGGCCTGGACGTGGACCGCTCCACGCTGGAGGCGCAGACGCTGGAGACGTCGCTGGGCGAGGAGCAGGCGAAGCTGACGGACGCGCTCCTGGCCTGCGCGCAGCTCGCGGGCATCCCGTGTGAGCCCTTCGGCAGCCACGAGCGGGCGATGTCCTTCCTCCAGGCGCGGCTCGACAAGGCGCCCGCGCCCGCCGCCATCGAAGCGCGTCCGGACCTGCGGGCCCTGAGCGCGCAGGAGGAATCCGCGCGGTCCTCGCTGAAGCTCGCGCGGCGCCGCTGGATTCCGGATCCGACGGTGCGCGCCGGCTACACGCGGGACCAGTTCGTCATCGCGGGCAACCAGCAGAACTCCCTCTTCGTGGGCATGTCGATTCCCCTCCCCTTCTTCGACCACGGCCAGGCGGACGCGCACGCCGCCAGCGTCAGCGCTCAATCCGCGAGGACCGCCCGCGAGCAGCTCACGGCCCAGGCCGAGCGGGAGACGGCCACGCTGAACCAGCAGCTGCGCACGGTGCAGGAGCGCCGCCAGAAGCTCCACACGCAGACGCTGCCCCTGGCCCAGGGCGTGGTGCAGCGCCTGGACGCGGCGGTGAAGGCCGGGGGCGCGGCGCTGCAAGACCTGCTGCTCGCGCGCCGCACCTACGGAGAGCTGGTGCTGCACGCGGCGGACCTGGATCAGACCGCCTACCACCTCACCATCGCCATCGCCCGCGCCAGCGCCGCCGGTCCGCGCGCGCCGGACACGCTGACGGCTCCCCGCTCCTGA
- the purF gene encoding amidophosphoribosyltransferase, whose protein sequence is MCGIFGIVGHGEASNLTYLGLHALQHRGQESAGIVASDGHTLRAHRQMGLVADIFTAPVIEGLPGKAAIGHVRYSTAGGSGIKNAQPLFVNYAGGQFSIAHNGNLVNAVELKAELEAEGALFQSDADTEVVMHLLARSKQPGFEARLVEALRRVEGAYSILLLTEDKLIAVRDPNGFRPLVLGKMKEGAYVLASETTALDLIEAELVRELEPGELVVIENGVLRSSMPFKPAPRLGRCIFEHVYFAKPDSVLFGSSVYEVRKRLGMQLAREQPAEADLVIAVPDSGVPAAIGFSQVSGIPYDVGLIRSHYVGRTFIEPQQSIRHFGVKLKLSAVRQVLKGKRVVVVDDSIVRGTTSRKIVKMLKAAGAVEVHLRISSPPTQWPCYYGIDTPSRTELIAASHSTEEIAKYVTADSLGYLSLEGLGTAVDDPKRSTYCTACFSGQYLTDKLSQGAGVATKLSA, encoded by the coding sequence ATGTGCGGCATCTTCGGAATCGTGGGTCACGGAGAGGCGTCCAACCTGACGTACCTGGGGTTGCACGCCCTGCAGCACCGCGGACAGGAGTCCGCAGGCATCGTCGCGTCCGACGGGCACACCCTGCGCGCGCACCGGCAGATGGGCCTGGTGGCCGACATCTTCACCGCGCCGGTGATTGAAGGGCTCCCCGGCAAGGCGGCCATTGGCCACGTGCGCTACAGCACGGCGGGCGGCAGCGGCATCAAGAACGCCCAGCCCCTGTTCGTGAACTACGCGGGCGGCCAGTTCTCCATCGCGCACAACGGCAACCTCGTGAACGCGGTGGAGCTCAAGGCGGAGCTGGAGGCGGAGGGCGCGCTGTTCCAGTCGGACGCGGACACGGAGGTGGTGATGCACCTCCTCGCCCGCTCCAAGCAGCCTGGCTTCGAGGCGCGCCTCGTGGAAGCGCTGCGCCGGGTGGAGGGCGCCTACAGCATCCTGCTGCTCACCGAGGACAAGCTCATCGCGGTGCGCGACCCCAACGGCTTCCGGCCGCTGGTGCTGGGCAAGATGAAGGAAGGCGCGTACGTGCTCGCCAGCGAGACGACGGCGCTGGACCTCATCGAGGCGGAGCTCGTGCGCGAGCTGGAGCCCGGGGAGCTGGTCGTCATCGAGAACGGCGTGCTGCGCTCCAGCATGCCCTTCAAGCCCGCGCCCCGGCTGGGCCGCTGCATCTTCGAGCACGTCTACTTCGCCAAGCCGGACTCCGTCCTCTTCGGCAGCAGCGTCTACGAAGTGCGCAAGCGCCTGGGCATGCAGCTGGCGCGCGAGCAGCCCGCGGAGGCGGACCTGGTCATCGCGGTACCGGACTCCGGCGTGCCCGCGGCCATCGGCTTCTCGCAGGTGAGCGGCATCCCCTACGACGTGGGCCTCATCCGCAGCCACTACGTGGGCCGCACCTTCATTGAACCTCAGCAGTCCATCCGCCACTTCGGCGTGAAGCTGAAGCTGTCCGCCGTGCGCCAGGTGCTCAAGGGCAAGCGCGTGGTGGTGGTGGATGACTCCATCGTGCGCGGCACCACCAGCCGCAAGATTGTCAAGATGCTCAAGGCCGCGGGCGCCGTGGAGGTGCACCTGCGCATCTCCTCGCCGCCCACGCAGTGGCCCTGCTACTACGGCATCGACACGCCCAGCCGCACGGAGCTCATCGCCGCCAGCCACTCCACGGAGGAGATCGCGAAGTACGTGACGGCGGACTCCCTGGGCTACCTGTCGCTGGAGGGACTGGGCACCGCGGTGGACGACCCGAAGCGCAGCACCTACTGCACCGCGTGCTTCTCCGGGCAGTACCTCACCGACAAGCTGTCCCAGGGCGCGGGTGTCGCCACCAAGCTCAGCGCCTGA